The proteins below come from a single Terriglobia bacterium genomic window:
- the rplL gene encoding 50S ribosomal protein L7/L12, which produces MATELNRESILGWIEQASLLEISQLVKDIETKFGVSAAAAAPVMMAGAAPAGGAAAAAEEKTEFDVVLTSVGSNKINVIKAVREVTSLGLKEAKDLVDGAPKTVKEGVSKDEAEAVKKKFTEAGATVEVK; this is translated from the coding sequence ATGGCAACAGAGCTCAATCGAGAAAGTATTCTCGGCTGGATCGAGCAGGCATCGCTGCTGGAGATTTCCCAGCTGGTCAAGGACATCGAAACGAAATTCGGGGTGTCGGCCGCAGCCGCGGCCCCGGTCATGATGGCGGGCGCGGCGCCGGCCGGAGGAGCGGCGGCAGCCGCCGAAGAGAAGACAGAGTTCGATGTGGTGCTCACCAGCGTGGGCAGCAACAAGATCAATGTCATTAAGGCAGTTCGTGAAGTCACCAGCCTGGGCTTGAAAGAGGCGAAGGATCTCGTCGATGGTGCTCCCAAAACAGTGAAAGAAGGGGTGTCCAAAGATGAAGCTGAAGCCGTCAAGAAGAAGTTTACCGAGGCGGGTGCCACGGTCGAAGTTAAGTAA